One Hymenobacter swuensis DY53 genomic window, TGTCGATATAGTGCTTATGAATATGACGAGCGCCTAGCCTGCCCTTGTCTGCGCTGCCACAACGGAGAAGAGCTGCTTCTGGTTGATCAACAGCGCCGCTACTGGTGGTGCTTTCATTGCAACCATACGACGACCATCGAGCTACTACCCCCCCCAATAACCCGCAGAAGCTAATGCAGCATTAAGATCAGTAGCACCCTATCATATCTCACTCCTCTTTTGTACCTGCGGAGCACGTTTTCGCGCTATTCTACGTCCTGTTATGCCTACTTACTTCCTTGAACCCCAAACGCCCTTTGGCCTGCTCGTCCAGGCCGATTCGCCCGGCCAAACCATTGCGGGTATATCCGCCGACCAGATCCGGGCGTGGGTGCAGGAGCACCGCCTGCTGATTTTTCGCGGGTTTGCGCTGTTCGATAAAACCCAGTTTGCCCTTTACGCGCAGCAGTTGGGCGAGCCGCTGCAGTGGCCGTTCGGGGCCATCAATGAGTTGAAGGTAAAGGCCGACGCCAAGAACTACCTCTACACGCCCAGCGCCGTACCCCTGCACTGGGACGGGGCCTTTGTGGGCCGCATCCCGTACCTGATCTTCTTCCAGTGCCTGAAAGCGCCCCGCGCTGAGGACCGGGGCGGCACCACCTTTGCCGATACCGGCCGGGCACTGGCCCGAGCCACGGCCGCGCAGCGGGCCCGGTGGGCCCAGGCCACGCTCCGCTACCGGACCGAGAAAATCGTGCACTATGGCGGCACGCTCACCCAGCAGCTGCTGCAGGCCCACCCGGTCACGGGCGAGCCGACCATCCGCTTTGCCGAGCCCGTGCACGACCTCAACCCGGTTACGGTAGAAGTGCTCGATGCCACGGCAGAGCAGCAGGTGGCGCTGATTGCCGAGCTGCAAACTGCCCTGTACGCCCCGGAAGTGTTCTACATTCACACCTGGCAGGACAACGACATCGTGCTGGCTGACAACCACGTGCTGCTGCACGGCCGCGACGCGTTTCTGAACCCCAATGAGCGCCACATTCAGCGCATCAACCTGCTGGCCCGGCCGGCGCACCGGGGCGTGGCGCAGTTTCTGAAAAACAGCAAAACCCTGCGCCGCACCGAGTTTCTGATTGCCGAAATTCCCATTTTTCTCATTCCCATCTTCCTCAGCGCCGAGAATTTGCGTTTCCTGAAAAAGCCGGAGCTGTACGCGGGGCTGGCGGGCATCTACCTGCTCTTCAACTTCGGCGATATGGTGAACGCCTACGCCGACCGCCGCGTGGATGCCGTCTACAAAAGCCACTTGTCCAACGCCATCTTCGAGCTGGGGCCGGCCGGGGTGCGCTGGCAGATGCGGGCTTCGGTGGCGGGCACCGTGCTCATCAGCCTGTGGCTGACGCGCCATACCGGGCGCTGGCAGTTTGTGCCGCTGACCGTAATCGGCTGGGCGCTGGGCTTCCAGTACTCCTGGCGGCCGCTGCACTTTAAGTCGCGCGGGCTTTGGCAGCTGGCCGCGCAGTGGGCCGTTATCTTTTTCGGGCCCATGGCCTACA contains:
- a CDS encoding TauD/TfdA family dioxygenase, giving the protein MPTYFLEPQTPFGLLVQADSPGQTIAGISADQIRAWVQEHRLLIFRGFALFDKTQFALYAQQLGEPLQWPFGAINELKVKADAKNYLYTPSAVPLHWDGAFVGRIPYLIFFQCLKAPRAEDRGGTTFADTGRALARATAAQRARWAQATLRYRTEKIVHYGGTLTQQLLQAHPVTGEPTIRFAEPVHDLNPVTVEVLDATAEQQVALIAELQTALYAPEVFYIHTWQDNDIVLADNHVLLHGRDAFLNPNERHIQRINLLARPAHRGVAQFLKNSKTLRRTEFLIAEIPIFLIPIFLSAENLRFLKKPELYAGLAGIYLLFNFGDMVNAYADRRVDAVYKSHLSNAIFELGPAGVRWQMRASVAGTVLISLWLTRHTGRWQFVPLTVIGWALGFQYSWRPLHFKSRGLWQLAAQWAVIFFGPMAYTGSLVTHFPRPAVLTLAGAYGLLQVGVLMLNNAEDYTEDHAAGLNTAIVALGLHRSMRVAQALTGGAGLLALGSFAYLFRAEKLPKAAYLALLPLAGAVAYVAQDYETINQKIAGKDEVAATAVLKENGMRVPQWLKATAYTSLLAAGVLFAARVRRPRTQQA